A window from Cellulomonas sp. C5510 encodes these proteins:
- a CDS encoding DUF5997 family protein has product MTSEDSPAAPARRARTPQTMKPATAAAKLGVHLPATPEEFRAGPVSREQLDELQRTPPPWLQELRRTGPHPRAVVAARLRISTSGLARAGLTDPLTTEQIDAIIEESPEWLHRERATHMEVKREEQRLRERDAARAATPGTERSLS; this is encoded by the coding sequence GTGACCTCCGAGGACAGCCCGGCCGCTCCGGCCCGCCGCGCGCGTACGCCGCAGACCATGAAGCCCGCCACCGCGGCGGCGAAGCTCGGCGTGCACCTGCCGGCCACCCCCGAGGAGTTCCGCGCCGGGCCCGTGTCCCGCGAGCAGCTCGACGAGCTGCAGCGCACGCCCCCGCCGTGGCTGCAGGAGCTGCGGCGCACCGGCCCGCACCCGCGCGCCGTCGTGGCGGCCCGTCTGCGGATCTCGACGTCCGGGCTGGCGCGCGCCGGCCTCACGGACCCGCTGACCACCGAGCAGATCGACGCGATCATCGAGGAGAGCCCCGAGTGGCTGCACCGCGAGCGCGCCACCCACATGGAGGTCAAGCGCGAGGAGCAGCGCCTGCGGGAGCGGGACGCCGCGCGCGCCGCGACCCCCGGCACCGAGCGGTCCCTGAGCTGA
- a CDS encoding carbohydrate ABC transporter permease, translating into MTTAARTPAPARVAVRRGRGARRRERTAWLFLTPSLLTIAVFMLWPMVQSAYLSFMDYNRIQPAQWVGLANYRELLTDPAVGNALRNTLVYAVVVTPVTVGLALALALLLNRAIFARGLVRTAVFLPFIVSLAIVAIAWAFLLDPNIGLLSHWLDGLGIVSTQGWLSDPQLAMPAVMVVGIWKTVGFYMVMYLAGLQSIPTELYEAASLDGAGPWTRFRNVTWPLLSNQTMLISIMAAIATLQAFDQIYVMTHGGPYFRTETLVMLVYRVGFEDLRLGYGSAISWVLLLGVFVLSMLQWGYFRKRAVTY; encoded by the coding sequence ATGACCACAGCAGCCCGCACCCCCGCCCCCGCCCGCGTCGCCGTCCGGCGCGGGCGGGGGGCCCGGCGCCGCGAACGCACCGCCTGGCTGTTCCTCACGCCGAGCCTGCTCACCATCGCCGTGTTCATGCTCTGGCCGATGGTGCAGTCCGCCTACCTGTCCTTCATGGACTACAACCGCATCCAGCCCGCGCAGTGGGTGGGGCTGGCCAACTACCGCGAGCTGCTCACCGACCCGGCCGTCGGCAACGCGCTGCGCAACACGCTCGTGTACGCGGTGGTCGTCACGCCGGTGACCGTCGGGCTCGCGCTCGCGCTCGCGCTGCTGCTCAACCGGGCGATCTTCGCGCGCGGGCTGGTGCGGACCGCCGTGTTCCTGCCGTTCATCGTGTCGCTGGCCATCGTCGCGATCGCGTGGGCGTTCCTGCTCGACCCGAACATCGGCCTGCTCTCGCACTGGCTCGACGGCCTCGGCATCGTCTCGACGCAGGGCTGGCTGTCGGACCCGCAGCTCGCGATGCCCGCGGTCATGGTCGTCGGGATCTGGAAGACCGTCGGCTTCTACATGGTCATGTACCTCGCCGGCCTCCAGTCCATCCCGACCGAGCTCTACGAGGCGGCGTCGCTCGACGGCGCCGGGCCGTGGACGCGGTTCCGCAACGTCACCTGGCCGCTGCTGTCCAACCAGACGATGCTCATCTCGATCATGGCCGCGATCGCCACGCTCCAGGCGTTCGACCAGATCTACGTGATGACGCACGGCGGCCCCTACTTCCGCACGGAGACGCTCGTCATGCTCGTGTACCGCGTCGGGTTCGAGGACCTGCGCCTCGGCTACGGCTCCGCGATCTCCTGGGTGCTGCTGCTCGGGGTGTTCGTGCTGTCGATGCTCCAGTGGGGCTACTTCCGCAAGCGGGCGGTGACGTACTGA
- a CDS encoding LysR family substrate-binding domain-containing protein, whose protein sequence is MPVPPAADADPTADPAAAGRFRLLLVPGVVPASWVRTWRERLPDVRLELVHGPAADAGSTLVAGGADAALLRLPVDRDVLSAIPLYVESTVVVLPKDHLLTALDELTPEDLAEETLLTPADDVLGWDDPPGEPSALPTPATTEDAVALVASGVGLLVVPQSLARLHHRKDLTYRPLSGAPASQAALAWLAARDGDPLVEELIGIVRGRTVNSSRGRGAAGAGDSGRKAPRTADQPARGRTERAARSGRTGGRVAGPRGGRSGTAGRRPRRGR, encoded by the coding sequence ATGCCCGTCCCCCCGGCCGCCGACGCCGACCCCACCGCCGACCCCGCCGCGGCAGGGCGCTTCCGCCTGCTGCTGGTGCCCGGCGTCGTGCCCGCGTCGTGGGTGCGGACGTGGCGCGAGCGCCTGCCGGACGTCCGGCTCGAGCTCGTGCACGGCCCGGCCGCCGACGCGGGGTCGACCCTCGTCGCGGGCGGGGCGGATGCGGCGCTGCTGCGCCTGCCCGTCGACCGCGACGTGCTGTCGGCGATCCCGCTGTACGTCGAGTCCACGGTCGTCGTGCTGCCGAAGGACCACCTGCTCACCGCGCTGGACGAGCTGACGCCGGAGGACCTGGCGGAGGAGACCCTGCTCACCCCGGCGGACGACGTGCTCGGCTGGGACGACCCGCCCGGCGAGCCGTCCGCGCTGCCGACGCCGGCGACGACGGAGGACGCCGTGGCGCTGGTCGCGTCAGGCGTGGGCCTGCTCGTCGTCCCGCAGTCGCTCGCCCGGCTGCACCACCGCAAGGACCTCACGTACCGGCCCCTGTCCGGGGCGCCCGCGTCGCAGGCGGCGCTCGCCTGGCTCGCGGCGCGCGACGGCGACCCCCTCGTCGAGGAGCTCATCGGCATCGTCCGGGGCCGCACGGTGAACTCCTCCCGCGGGCGCGGCGCCGCCGGCGCGGGCGACTCCGGCCGGAAGGCGCCCCGGACCGCCGACCAGCCGGCCCGGGGTCGCACCGAGCGCGCGGCGCGGTCCGGTCGCACCGGCGGCCGGGTGGCGGGCCCGCGCGGCGGCCGCTCCGGCACCGCCGGCCGCCGGCCACGGCGGGGGCGGTAG
- a CDS encoding PadR family transcriptional regulator — translation MAATLTPLAVATLALLDETPRHPYELHQVMRQRATDRVVKVRPGSLYHTVDRLHRDGLIVPTGTDRAGNRPERTTYAITPAGLEALSAALAAMISAPVNEFPTLPLALSEAHHLPRETVLDLLRDRLGRLGAELDTLRSAVTHVTAKQLPARYWADMTYQIEVYEAESRWIAAFVDRIESGEVTW, via the coding sequence GTGGCCGCCACCCTGACGCCGCTCGCCGTCGCCACCCTGGCGCTGCTCGACGAGACGCCGCGGCACCCGTACGAGCTGCACCAGGTCATGCGGCAGCGCGCGACCGACCGCGTCGTCAAGGTCCGGCCCGGCTCGCTGTACCACACGGTCGACCGTCTCCACCGCGACGGTCTCATCGTCCCGACGGGCACCGACCGCGCCGGCAACCGCCCCGAGCGCACCACGTACGCCATCACGCCGGCGGGCCTCGAGGCGCTGTCCGCCGCGCTCGCCGCGATGATCTCCGCGCCGGTCAACGAGTTCCCGACGCTCCCCCTCGCCCTCTCCGAGGCGCACCACCTGCCCCGCGAGACCGTGCTCGACCTGCTCCGCGACCGCCTCGGCCGCCTGGGGGCCGAGCTCGACACCCTGCGCAGCGCCGTCACCCACGTGACCGCCAAGCAGCTCCCGGCCCGCTACTGGGCCGACATGACCTACCAGATCGAGGTCTACGAGGCCGAGTCCCGCTGGATCGCCGCGTTCGTCGACCGCATCGAGTCGGGCGAGGTCACCTGGTGA
- a CDS encoding Sir2 family NAD-dependent protein deacetylase, which translates to MPAPGLRVTVLSGAGLSTAAGIPDFRGPQGTWTRHPDQVELLDIGRYVADPDVRRRGWRMWRDHPAWHARPAAGHRAVAELGRAGRLQAVLTQNFDGLHQAGGSDPADVVELHGTLRTTSCLACGAREDTRAVLARLDAEPDPPCAVCGGVLKPDVVYFGERLPERALDRAIAAAQDGDVLVAVGSTLTVQPVASLVGLAAEVGAEVVIVNAEPTPYDRLADRVVRDPIEQALPALVDELLARD; encoded by the coding sequence ATGCCCGCCCCCGGCCTGCGGGTCACCGTGCTGAGCGGCGCCGGCCTGTCCACCGCCGCCGGCATCCCCGACTTCCGGGGGCCGCAGGGCACGTGGACCCGGCACCCCGACCAGGTGGAGCTGCTCGACATCGGCCGGTACGTCGCCGACCCGGACGTGCGGAGGCGCGGCTGGCGGATGTGGCGGGACCACCCCGCCTGGCACGCCCGGCCCGCGGCCGGTCACCGGGCGGTCGCGGAGCTCGGCCGGGCGGGGCGCCTCCAGGCGGTGCTGACCCAGAACTTCGACGGCCTGCACCAGGCGGGCGGCAGCGACCCGGCCGACGTCGTCGAGCTGCACGGGACGCTGCGGACCACGTCGTGCCTCGCGTGCGGCGCCCGCGAGGACACCCGTGCCGTCCTCGCGCGCCTCGACGCCGAGCCGGACCCCCCGTGCGCGGTCTGCGGCGGCGTCCTCAAGCCCGACGTCGTCTACTTCGGCGAGCGCCTGCCCGAGCGCGCGCTCGACCGGGCGATCGCCGCGGCGCAGGACGGCGACGTGCTCGTCGCGGTGGGCAGCACGCTCACCGTGCAGCCCGTCGCGAGCCTCGTGGGGCTGGCGGCGGAGGTCGGCGCGGAGGTCGTCATCGTCAACGCGGAGCCGACCCCGTACGACCGGCTGGCCGACCGCGTGGTGCGCGACCCCATCGAGCAGGCGCTCCCGGCCCTGGTCGACGAGCTGCTCGCCCGCGACTGA
- a CDS encoding LacI family DNA-binding transcriptional regulator, translated as MTRRGAVTLQEVARVAGVSPRTVSNVVNGYEHVAPRTREHVQAVVDALGYRANTAARAMRTGRTGLLGLVVPALDQPYFAELARAVVREATGAGFTVVVDQTDGDPDRERELLRQGPRGAMFDGLVLSPLALSRRDLLDADPGRPVVLLGERTVDTAFDHVHIDNVAAAREATEHLVGLGRRRVAAIGLQTEAQTGRQRAEGFMIALAEAGLPAHPRLLRYVEAYDRASGFAEMTALLDEDQRPDAVFCFNDMLAVGALRACLLRGVRVPQDIALMGFDDVEEVRYLTPALSTVRPDRDEIARVAVARLVAQLDRRPAGPPAGQDVTVAHALVLRESTGV; from the coding sequence ATGACGCGCAGGGGTGCGGTGACGCTGCAGGAGGTGGCGCGGGTCGCCGGGGTGTCCCCGAGGACCGTGTCGAACGTCGTCAACGGCTACGAGCACGTCGCGCCCCGCACCCGGGAGCACGTGCAGGCGGTGGTGGACGCGCTGGGCTACCGCGCGAACACCGCTGCGCGGGCGATGCGCACCGGCCGGACCGGCCTGCTCGGCCTCGTGGTGCCCGCGCTCGACCAGCCCTACTTCGCCGAGCTCGCCCGCGCGGTGGTGCGCGAGGCCACCGGGGCCGGGTTCACCGTCGTCGTGGACCAGACCGACGGCGACCCCGACCGCGAGCGCGAGCTGCTGCGCCAGGGCCCGCGCGGGGCGATGTTCGACGGGCTCGTGCTCAGCCCCCTCGCCCTCAGCCGGCGCGACCTGCTCGACGCCGACCCCGGCCGCCCGGTCGTGCTGCTGGGCGAGCGGACCGTGGACACCGCCTTCGACCACGTGCACATCGACAACGTCGCGGCCGCGCGCGAGGCGACGGAGCACCTCGTGGGGCTGGGGCGCCGACGGGTCGCCGCCATCGGCCTGCAGACCGAGGCGCAGACGGGGCGGCAGCGCGCCGAGGGGTTCATGATCGCGCTCGCCGAGGCCGGCCTGCCCGCGCACCCCCGGCTGCTGCGGTACGTCGAGGCGTACGACCGGGCGTCCGGGTTCGCGGAGATGACCGCCCTGCTGGACGAGGACCAGCGCCCCGACGCGGTGTTCTGCTTCAACGACATGCTCGCCGTCGGTGCCCTGCGGGCGTGCCTGCTGCGCGGCGTGCGGGTGCCGCAGGACATCGCGCTCATGGGCTTCGACGACGTCGAGGAGGTCCGGTACCTCACGCCGGCGCTGAGCACCGTCCGCCCGGACCGGGACGAGATCGCCCGCGTCGCGGTGGCCCGGCTGGTCGCGCAGCTCGACCGGCGACCGGCCGGGCCGCCGGCCGGCCAGGACGTGACCGTGGCGCACGCGCTCGTCCTGCGGGAGTCGACGGGCGTCTGA
- a CDS encoding family 1 glycosylhydrolase, whose product MTDTSWHTDGRLHHGVGIEDTFIPSERVGQRKLDEYELTQHYHHWREDLRLAAESGATLIRWGSPWYRVEPEEGRFDFRWLDEVMAEMQRLGLRCVLDVMHYGTPLWMPNAFLDPRYPELVARYAAAVAARYPGVVDDLTPLNEPMVNAIWCGRDGRWPPYLTGEDGLVAVLLPLARGMVATQRAVAAVRPDVRFVHVDAGFLWEGHGPGGTTVAHGEQWRFLALDLVTGRVGEDHPLHGHLVRHGAREEDLAALRRDAVVPDVVGVNYYPAFTRQLVGADGAEQPVEAGTAGLVELLGAYHERYGLPLAVTETSRATPDVAAKAQWVDDLLDTVEKVRADGVPVTAVFWFPLLDLADWSYRDGTAPADDYLLPFGLVDLVRGADDVLARVPNAAYDRWRARVTAAR is encoded by the coding sequence GTGACTGACACGTCCTGGCACACCGACGGGCGCCTGCACCACGGCGTCGGCATCGAGGACACGTTCATCCCCTCGGAGCGCGTCGGGCAGCGCAAGCTCGACGAGTACGAGCTGACGCAGCACTACCACCACTGGCGCGAGGACCTGCGCCTGGCCGCGGAGTCCGGTGCGACGCTGATCCGCTGGGGCTCGCCGTGGTACCGGGTGGAGCCGGAGGAGGGGCGGTTCGACTTCCGGTGGCTCGACGAGGTGATGGCCGAGATGCAGCGGCTCGGACTGCGCTGCGTCCTCGACGTCATGCACTACGGGACCCCGCTGTGGATGCCGAACGCGTTCCTCGACCCGCGGTACCCGGAGCTCGTCGCCCGGTACGCGGCCGCGGTGGCGGCGCGCTACCCCGGCGTCGTCGACGACCTCACGCCGCTCAACGAGCCGATGGTCAACGCGATCTGGTGCGGGCGTGACGGGCGCTGGCCGCCGTACCTGACGGGGGAGGACGGGCTCGTCGCCGTGCTGCTGCCGCTGGCGCGCGGCATGGTCGCCACCCAGCGCGCGGTCGCGGCCGTGCGCCCCGACGTCCGGTTCGTGCACGTGGACGCCGGGTTCCTGTGGGAGGGGCACGGGCCTGGCGGCACGACGGTGGCGCACGGGGAGCAGTGGCGGTTCCTCGCCCTGGACCTGGTCACCGGCCGGGTCGGCGAGGACCACCCGCTGCACGGCCACCTGGTGCGGCACGGCGCGCGCGAGGAGGACCTCGCGGCGCTGCGCCGGGACGCGGTGGTGCCCGACGTCGTCGGCGTCAACTACTACCCGGCCTTCACGCGGCAGCTGGTCGGCGCGGACGGCGCGGAGCAGCCCGTCGAGGCCGGGACCGCCGGGCTGGTCGAGCTGCTCGGGGCGTACCACGAGCGCTACGGCCTGCCGCTGGCCGTCACCGAGACCTCGCGGGCCACCCCCGACGTCGCCGCCAAGGCGCAGTGGGTGGACGACCTGCTCGACACGGTCGAGAAGGTCCGCGCGGACGGCGTGCCGGTCACCGCGGTGTTCTGGTTCCCGCTGCTCGACCTGGCGGACTGGTCGTACCGGGACGGCACCGCGCCCGCGGACGACTACCTCCTGCCGTTCGGGCTGGTCGACCTCGTGCGCGGCGCCGACGACGTGCTGGCGCGGGTCCCGAACGCGGCGTACGACCGCTGGCGGGCTCGGGTCACGGCCGCGCGCTGA
- a CDS encoding ABC transporter substrate-binding protein, protein MPDMHGRRTRRGIALAAGLTLALAACAGQGSAQDDDGTTGDGPTELVLWHGMTGPDGPAVQQIIDDFNASQDDVVVKPNVMPWDVLYQKVLTSLSSDDGPQVVAMSASNVPQYASKGALAPVDDFYADDTWMDTSALPDAAKHAADFDGTAYGVPLNIAPMMLYWNKDMFEAAGLDPEQPPTTWDEFASMAEKLTVDENGDGKPEQYAAALADHTTVPIYQMLLWGTGGGVVADDASTATLDSPETLEALEFWVDQVREKKVSPIGLSGADADKLFQTGKAAMEIVGPWMTTGFDEAGLDYGLAAPPAGPDADVTLADVVAFTVNAKASDAQQDAAKTFFAYWNSVESQKTWADGSGFPPTRTDIPADELENPYSAVFGDPELLGSAKVYLAGVPSSGTITDSIFYPALQRVLNGDGDLTEVFTQANADVQAAIDKG, encoded by the coding sequence ATGCCGGACATGCACGGACGACGGACCAGGCGCGGGATCGCGCTGGCCGCGGGACTGACCCTGGCGCTGGCGGCCTGCGCCGGCCAGGGCTCGGCCCAGGACGACGACGGCACGACGGGCGACGGGCCCACGGAGCTCGTGCTCTGGCACGGCATGACCGGCCCCGACGGCCCGGCCGTGCAGCAGATCATCGACGACTTCAACGCGTCGCAGGACGACGTCGTGGTGAAGCCCAACGTCATGCCGTGGGACGTCCTCTACCAGAAGGTGCTCACGTCGCTGTCGTCGGACGACGGGCCGCAGGTCGTCGCGATGAGCGCCTCGAACGTGCCGCAGTACGCGTCGAAGGGCGCGCTCGCGCCGGTCGACGACTTCTACGCCGACGACACCTGGATGGACACGTCCGCGCTGCCGGACGCCGCGAAGCACGCCGCGGACTTCGACGGCACCGCCTACGGCGTCCCGCTGAACATCGCCCCGATGATGCTCTACTGGAACAAGGACATGTTCGAGGCCGCCGGGCTCGACCCGGAGCAGCCGCCGACGACGTGGGACGAGTTCGCGTCCATGGCGGAGAAGCTCACGGTCGACGAGAACGGCGACGGCAAGCCCGAGCAGTACGCCGCCGCGCTCGCGGACCACACCACCGTGCCGATCTACCAGATGCTGCTCTGGGGCACGGGCGGCGGCGTCGTGGCGGATGACGCCTCGACGGCGACGCTCGACTCCCCGGAGACGCTCGAGGCCCTCGAGTTCTGGGTCGACCAGGTGCGGGAGAAGAAGGTCTCGCCGATCGGCCTGTCGGGCGCGGACGCCGACAAGCTGTTCCAGACCGGCAAGGCCGCGATGGAGATCGTCGGCCCGTGGATGACCACCGGCTTCGACGAGGCCGGCCTGGACTACGGTCTCGCCGCCCCGCCCGCCGGGCCCGACGCGGACGTCACGCTCGCCGACGTGGTGGCGTTCACCGTCAACGCGAAGGCGTCCGACGCGCAGCAGGACGCGGCCAAGACGTTCTTCGCGTACTGGAACTCCGTCGAGTCGCAGAAGACGTGGGCCGACGGCTCCGGCTTCCCCCCCACGCGCACGGACATCCCGGCGGACGAGCTGGAGAACCCGTACTCCGCGGTGTTCGGCGACCCGGAGCTGCTCGGCAGCGCCAAGGTGTACCTGGCGGGCGTGCCGAGCTCCGGCACCATCACGGACTCGATCTTCTACCCGGCGCTGCAGCGCGTGCTGAACGGCGACGGCGACCTGACCGAGGTGTTCACGCAGGCGAACGCGGACGTGCAGGCCGCGATCGACAAGGGCTGA
- a CDS encoding DHA2 family efflux MFS transporter permease subunit, whose translation MHPTVRPWPALWALVVGFFMILVDTTIVSVANPAIMAGLHTDIDAVIWVTSAYLLTYAAPLLVTGRLGDRFGPRSVYLVGLAVFTVASAACGLAGSIGALIAARAFQGLGAALMTPQTMAVITRLFPPDQRGKAMSLWGATAGVATLVGPLLGGVLVDGLGWEWIFFVNVPVGVVAFVLAWRLVPRLDTHAHSFDVVGVLLSAVGMFLLVFGIQEGQTYDWGLIGGWLPVWGLVAGGVVVLVVFVRHQARMRGEPLLPLGLFRDRNFALANGAISTLGFAVTAMSLPLVFYYQLVLGFSPTRSALMLAPMAVMTLVLSPVVGRLVDTANPRTIALTGMLLQAAALVWFTLWLTPDPDRWARLLLPSALLGVANACLWSPISSTATRNLPRQLAGAGSGVFNTTRQVGSVLGSAAIAALIQARLVAELGPGAAASTGAAEAAGALPEALRAGFAHAMGQSLLLPAALAVVGAVVVACFAPPQRAAGPDATGPAVAPAGAEDAAARGAVSARP comes from the coding sequence GTGCACCCCACCGTCCGACCCTGGCCCGCCCTCTGGGCGCTGGTCGTGGGCTTCTTCATGATCCTGGTCGACACCACGATCGTCTCCGTCGCCAACCCCGCCATCATGGCGGGGCTGCACACCGACATCGACGCCGTCATCTGGGTGACGAGCGCGTACCTGCTGACGTACGCGGCGCCACTGCTGGTCACCGGCCGGCTCGGCGACCGGTTCGGCCCGCGGTCCGTGTACCTCGTGGGCCTGGCCGTGTTCACGGTGGCCTCGGCGGCGTGCGGCCTGGCGGGCTCCATCGGCGCCCTCATCGCCGCACGCGCGTTCCAGGGCCTGGGCGCCGCGCTCATGACGCCCCAGACGATGGCCGTGATCACGCGCCTGTTCCCGCCGGACCAGCGCGGCAAGGCGATGAGCCTGTGGGGCGCGACCGCCGGCGTCGCGACCCTCGTCGGACCGCTGCTCGGCGGCGTGCTCGTGGACGGCCTCGGTTGGGAGTGGATCTTCTTCGTCAACGTCCCCGTGGGCGTCGTGGCGTTCGTGCTGGCGTGGCGCCTCGTCCCCCGGCTCGACACGCACGCGCACTCGTTCGACGTCGTCGGCGTGCTCCTCAGCGCGGTCGGCATGTTCCTGCTGGTGTTCGGCATCCAGGAGGGCCAGACCTACGACTGGGGCCTGATCGGCGGCTGGCTGCCGGTGTGGGGTCTGGTCGCGGGCGGCGTCGTCGTGCTCGTCGTGTTCGTGCGGCACCAGGCGCGGATGCGCGGCGAGCCGCTCCTGCCCCTGGGCCTGTTCCGGGACCGGAACTTCGCGCTGGCGAACGGCGCCATCAGCACGCTCGGGTTCGCGGTCACCGCGATGTCCCTGCCGCTGGTGTTCTACTACCAGCTCGTCCTCGGGTTCTCCCCGACCCGCTCGGCCCTGATGCTGGCGCCGATGGCGGTCATGACCCTCGTGCTGTCGCCCGTGGTGGGGCGCCTGGTCGACACCGCGAACCCCCGCACGATCGCGCTCACCGGCATGCTCCTGCAGGCGGCCGCCCTGGTCTGGTTCACGCTCTGGCTGACGCCGGACCCGGACCGCTGGGCGCGCCTGCTGCTCCCCTCCGCGCTGCTCGGCGTGGCCAACGCGTGCCTGTGGTCCCCGATCTCGTCCACCGCCACCCGCAACCTGCCGCGTCAGCTGGCAGGGGCCGGGTCCGGCGTGTTCAACACCACCCGGCAGGTCGGCTCCGTGCTCGGCTCGGCCGCGATCGCCGCGCTGATCCAGGCGCGCCTGGTCGCCGAGCTGGGCCCCGGTGCGGCGGCGTCGACGGGTGCGGCCGAGGCGGCGGGCGCCCTCCCCGAGGCGCTGCGCGCCGGCTTCGCCCACGCGATGGGCCAGTCGCTGCTGCTGCCGGCCGCGCTCGCGGTGGTGGGCGCCGTGGTGGTGGCGTGCTTCGCCCCGCCGCAGCGCGCCGCCGGCCCGGACGCGACCGGGCCGGCGGTGGCGCCGGCCGGAGCCGAGGACGCGGCGGCGCGCGGGGCGGTCAGCGCGCGGCCGTGA
- a CDS encoding carbohydrate ABC transporter permease — MADTLLRPAAVDDDAPPPVRHDVRRLDRLWRVLTGVSGLVIAAAMLLPIIWMVLTAFKPESDIVAFPPTLWPRALTLEHFGDIWSQIPFARLYGNTIVFAGAVTVFSLLFDAMAAYALARLDFRGKNLVFVLVLVLLMLPYQVTLIPLYDTLAAVGLAGTLPGMIVPRLTNAFGIFFLRQFFLSLPRDLEEAARIDGASELRIFAQVIVPLAKPALLTLGLFHFQYNWNDLLWPLIMANDLESATLPAGLAMFMGQHVVEYGLLMAGSVLALLPVVVFFLLIQRSFVAGIATTGMK; from the coding sequence ATGGCCGACACCCTGCTGCGTCCCGCTGCGGTCGACGACGACGCCCCGCCCCCCGTCCGGCACGACGTGCGCCGGCTCGACCGCCTGTGGCGGGTGCTGACCGGGGTCTCCGGGCTCGTGATCGCGGCGGCCATGCTGCTGCCGATCATCTGGATGGTGCTCACGGCGTTCAAGCCGGAGTCCGACATCGTGGCGTTCCCCCCGACGCTGTGGCCGCGCGCGCTGACGCTCGAGCACTTCGGGGACATCTGGTCGCAGATCCCGTTCGCGCGGCTGTACGGCAACACGATCGTGTTCGCCGGGGCCGTCACGGTGTTCTCGCTGCTGTTCGACGCGATGGCGGCCTACGCGCTGGCCCGGCTGGACTTCCGCGGCAAGAACCTCGTGTTCGTCCTGGTGCTCGTGCTGCTGATGCTGCCGTACCAGGTCACGCTCATCCCGCTGTACGACACCCTGGCGGCCGTCGGCCTGGCGGGGACGCTGCCCGGCATGATCGTGCCGCGGCTGACCAACGCGTTCGGCATCTTCTTCCTGCGGCAGTTCTTCCTGTCGCTGCCACGGGACCTGGAGGAGGCCGCGCGCATCGACGGCGCGTCGGAGCTGCGGATCTTCGCGCAGGTGATCGTCCCGCTCGCGAAGCCCGCCCTGCTGACGCTCGGGCTGTTCCACTTCCAGTACAACTGGAACGACCTGCTGTGGCCGCTGATCATGGCGAACGACCTGGAGTCCGCCACCCTCCCGGCCGGTCTGGCGATGTTCATGGGCCAGCACGTGGTCGAGTACGGCCTGCTCATGGCCGGGTCGGTGCTGGCGCTGCTGCCCGTCGTCGTGTTCTTCCTGCTCATCCAGCGATCCTTCGTCGCGGGCATCGCGACGACCGGCATGAAGTGA